Below is a genomic region from Elusimicrobiota bacterium.
CAGCTTTTCACCATGGTCAACTTCACTTCGGGGATGCTCTCGACGATCACCATCCCTCTGCCCACCGCCAGAATCCTGCTCTTCCCGAGCCAGCCTCCGCTCCGTCAGGACTGGGGCGTCGACGAGATCCTGCGCGAGGCCCAACTGCGCCGCGACCCGCAGCAAGCGTTCTCCGACCTTACGTTGGTGGCCAACTCCGCGCGCTTCAACCAGACCACCTTCGAGTGGGAGGCCCGCCGGCTCGGGATCGCCGGGGTGCACATCCGCCAGCCCGGCATGCGGCTGTGCGAGTTGTCCGAATTCCTGCTGCTCAAGGACGGCCCCTGGAAGACGGCCGGCGCCCGCGGACCGCAGCTCCCGGAAGCGGTCAAGACCATCAAAGACCCGGAGGGCTGGTTCTCGGCCGCCTACGCGGAGGTCCGGCGCTGGCCCCTGCCCGACGATTCCTCGGCCGTGCTCTTCCAGCAGAAGCGCCGCGCCAAGCCGCCCGTGCCGGCGGGCCGGTACCGCTACCAGTTCTACACCTCGGGACAGTTCGAGGTCACGGATCTGGTCATCGAGTTCGGAGGCTGGGATGCGCAGCGGTCCGTGTTCCGCTGGGCCAAGGCCTCCGCCGCGGAGGTCCGCGCGGGCGGCCTGCGCGTCGCGGGCGTGCAGGCGGAGCTGGAGGACCTGTTGTTCCAGCCGATCTACGAGCACGGGTCCAACACCTGGGGCGACGTCCGCTTCCTCAAGCTGGGAAAGCTGCGCATCAATTCCCTGCGGGTCGATCGCGAGTCCACGCGGGCGTTTCTGGAGGGACGCTTCCCGGGCCTGCGCATCTCGGGGCTGGAGCTGGACCAGACGGCGCGGCTGCGCGGCCGGCTGGGCAATATCCAGGTCGGCGCGGAGGCCTCCGTGCGCCTCGAGACCTCGCCGCCCGCGCTGCGCATCGAGATCATCAACGCCCAGTCCGGGGCGAACCAGCTGCCGGGTTTCTTCCTGGCGCCCTTCCGGACCTTCCGGAGGCCGCTGACGCCCACCACCGAGACCCCCTTCGCCATCGAGCTTCCGGGGCTGACGCTCTCCAACGGCTGGCTGTCGATCCCTTAGGGTCGGGCGCGGCTGCGCTGAACCGTCAGCGCAGCCGGAAGATCAGCAGGCCGTCCTGGTCGTAGGCGACCGGGAAGCGGGCATAGAACCGCCGCGCCGTCTCCCCTTCCCGGTCCTGGAAGGGGCCGGATTTCGGCGCGAAGAAAAAGCGCGCCCCGGCGGCGATGCGCCGATCCAGCTCGGCCCATGCGGCGGCGGGGTCCCCCTCGATCCCGACCCCCCAGCCCCGGCGATGCAGATAGAAGAGGAACAGCGGCAAATGGACCGAGTTGCACAGGAAGAGGTCGTCCGGCGCGCTGACGCGATCCGCGGCCGCCGCGGCTCGTACCAGCGCGGGAGAGCCGATGCTGTACCAGCGCCGGATGCGCAGCACGCTGTAGACCGGCATGCCGGCCACGAGGAGGGCCAGGCCCGCCAGGGCCCACGCCTTGGGGCGCGGGCGCAGCGCCGAGGCCTTCTCGCGCAGGAGGAGCAGGCCCGCGCCCATGAAGGCCGCGTTGACCGGCGCCCAGGGCAGGGAGGTGTATTCATGGTCGAAGGTATAGGAGCCGCCCGCGACCAGGCTCAAGCCGAATGCCGCGAACCAGGCCTCGTAGAAGAACAGCCGCCGCCGCATGAAGAGTACGGCTCCGGCGGCCAGCGGCAGGAGGCCCAGGTGGGTGGCGCAGAGCTCCGGGAATCGCGAGATGAACTGCCGCGGGATATAGTGGAGCTTGTAGTTCAGCAAGGCCCCGAACTCCCCCGGCTTCGAGGGGATGACGAAGGTCCCGGTGCTGGCGTGCTTGTACCAGGCGGCGGTCCCGGCTAAGGCCAGCCCAAAGGCCGCCCAGCCGCGCAGGTCGCGCCAGAACGAGCGCCCCAGCCGCTCCCAGGAGAGCCAGGCCAGGGGGGCGAACAGATAGACGTAGGGGAGCTTGAGCGAGACGGCCAGGAAGGCGGCCAGCGTCGCGGCCGCCCAGTGCGCCCAAGGGCGCGCGGGTCCGAGGGCGAGGCGCCAATGATAGAAGGCCGCGACCGTGGCGCACAGCGCCATGGCCTCGGGCTGCACGGTCCGGCCGAAAAAGATCTCGATGGGCAGGAAGGAGAACAGGATCCCGGCGTAGAGCGCGGCCTCGCGGCCGAGGTCCTCCTCCAGGAGCAGGAACAGATAGACGGCGGTCAGCGCCGAGAAGGCTGTCGCGAGCAGGCGCCCCCACAGCTCGCCGAGGCCGGCCAGGGGCCAGAGCAGGGCGGTCAGCCAGCTGAAGAGGGGGAATTCCGTCGCCGCCAAGCCGCGGTAGGGGCCGGCCCAGTCGATCTGGGGGCAGAGCAGGCGCATGCCGTTCTCATGGAAATTGCGCGCCAGCGTAGCCGTGTAGCTCTGGCGCCAATAATGCACGTCCGCGAGGGGCGAGGAGATCCCTTTGAGATGCATCACCACGGACAGGGCCGCGACCAAGGCCAGGCCCAGCGCGCGGCCGCGCCAGGCGGGGGACGATCCGTTCCTTGATGGCATAGACCTCAAAGGGGCCGCAATTATATAAAATTGACCTGATGAGACGATCCGCGGCCCTCGCCGTCATCCTGTCCCTGGCGGCCTCCCCGCTGGGCGCGGCTCTCAACCCCGAGGAGCAGAACACCATCGCGGTCTTCAAGTCGGCCGCCCCCGCGGTCGTGTTCGTCACCAACATCGCGGTGCGGCAGGACTTCTACATGGACGAGTTCGCCATCCCCCAGGGCAGCGGCTCGGGCTTCGTCTGGGACGACGCCGGGCACATCGTCACGAACTACCACGTGGTGGCCGGCGGCGACGCCTTCCTGGTGACGCTCAAGGACCACACCGAGCTGCAGGCCGAGCTGGTGGGGGTGGAGAAGCGCAAGGACATCGCCGTCCTGCGCGTGAAGGCGGCCCCGGGCAAGATCTTCCCCCTGGCCCTGGGCGACTCCGGCCGCCTGCAGGTCGGCCAGAAGACGCTCGCCATCGGCAACCCTTTCGGCTTGGACAACACCCTGACCACGGGCATCGTCAGCGCGTTGGGCCGCCAGGTGCGCAGCGTCGCGGGCGTCCCCATCCGCGATATGATCCAGACCGACGCGGCCATCAACCCCGGCAACTCGGGCGGGCCGCTGCTGGACTCGGACGGCCGGCTCATCGGGATGAACATGATGATCTACTCTCCCAGCGGGGCCAGCGCCGGCATCGGCTTCGCCGTCCCGGTCGACATCATCAAGAGGGTCGTGCCCCAGATCATCAAGCACGGCCATGCGGCCCAGCCCGGCATCGGCATCTCGGTGCTGCGCGACGACCAGACGCTCCAGCTCCTGGGCCAGGCCGACGGCGTGGTCGTGCGCGACGTGGAGCCGGGGCTGCCCGCGGACCTGGCCGGAGTGCGCGGCCTGCGCGCCTCCCGGGGGCGGCTCGTGCTGGGCGACATCATCGTGGGCATGGACGGCCAGCCGGTCAAGGACTACGACGACCTTTACAACGCCTTCGACCGGCACAAGGTCGGAGACCTGGTCGAGTTCGCGCTCTTGCGCGGCGGCAAGAAGCGCGCGGTCCAGATCGAACTGGTCGACGTGTTCTAGCGTGCTCGGGACCCTCGAAGCCCCACTGCGCATCCTGCCCCGCTACTGCCTGCGGCTTTTCGCCCCGGTCTTCCTGCTGTGCCTGAGCGTGTTCACGGGCGTCCTGCTCATGAACAACTTCCTGCGGCTCTTCAACATGGCGCTGCTCAAGGGCATCTCCCTGTTCTGGATCCTGGGCTGCTTCTTCCGGCTCTTGCCGTATTTCCTGAGCCTGGCCCTGCCCATGGCCTTCCTGGTGGCCACGATGGTGACCTTGGGCCAGCTCAGCGAGCAGGGCGAGATCACGGCTCTGCGCGCCTCGGGGTTCTCGTTCTGGGACTTGACCTGGCCCTTCTTGGCCATGGCCGCGGCCTGCAGCGCAGCGCTCTTCCTGCTCAATCACAAGATCGCCCCGGAGGGTTTCCATTCCTTCCGCAAGCAGTACACGATCGCCGCCCAGCAGGTCTCGAAGGTCGAGCTGCAGCCGGGCTCGTTCCTGCGCCTGGGCCCCTGGAAGCTCTACGCGCGCAAGGCCGACCCCGACACCGGGCGCCTGGAGGGCGTCTACTTGGTGCGCGCCAACGCCAAGGACGCGGGCCTGCGCGTGAGCGCCCGTGAGGGTTTGCTCACCATAACGCCGGGCAAGTCGCTGGACCTGAGGCTCGAGCAGGGCGTCCTGCAGCTGCCCAACAAGGAGCCGGAGCGGTTCACCGCGGGCCGCTTCAGCCGCTACCGCCTGAGCGTGCCCGTGGCGGGGACCCCGGAGGGACGGGAATCGCTCGACATCCCGGAGATCACTTCCGCGCAGCTGCGCGAGGGCATCGCCGAGCCGGGCCGCGACGCGCAGTCCCGCAACGAATACCGGGTGGAACTGGCCATGCGCAGCGCCGTGGCCCTGGCTCCCTTCGTCTTCTTCTGGATCGCGGCGCCCCTGGGCCTGCGCTTCCAGCGCCACAGCCGCGGTCTGGGATTCGCGGCGAGCCTGCTGGTGCTCATGGCCTACTATGGCCTGGTGGCGGTGGGCGTGGGCATCGGGCGCCGCAACGACCGGTTCTCCCGGTCCGCTCCCTGGCTGGCCGACGTCGCGGCCCTGGCCTTGGGCGCGGTCTTGACCCGGAGGGTGGTGTCGCGATGAGCATCTTCTCCTGGTACATGGTGCGGCGCTTCAGCAAGCCTTTCCTGTTCGGGCTGGGGCTCTTCGCGGTGCTCATCTTCCTGGGCGACCTCTTCAATAAGATGCACCAGCTCATGAAGAGCCATGCGTCGCTCTGGATCATCCTGCAGTACCTTTGGCTCGACGTGCCCTATTGGGGGGTGCGCATCATCCCGATGGCGACGCTGCTGGCGACCTTGGTGGCCATCACGGGCTTCATCCAGAGCGGGGAGTGGCTGGCGGGGCAGGCTTGCGGCTTCGAGTCGCGGACCTTCTGGAAGCCTCTGGTGGGCTGCGCTCTGGCCGTCACGGTCCTGTGCTTCGCCGCGCAGGAGACGATCCTGCCCGCCTGCTATCACCGCGTCCGCCAGCTTTGGGAGGACCGGATCTACCCGGAATGGGATTGGGACGTGTTCCAGGGGGTGGCTTTCGTGGTGGGCCCGGAGCGCTTCGTCTCGGCCCAGACCCTGTTCGTCAAGGCCGGCCAGCTGGAGCGCCCGGTCCTGGAGGACGTGGGAACCGACGGCGTGGCGCGCCAGCTCGACGCTTTGAAGGCGTCTTGGGACGCCTCGCTCGGACGCTGGGTGTTTCTTGACGGCGTGGAGCGCATCTTCGACAAGGGGGTGATGCGGGAGACGCCCTTCAAGCGCAAGGTCTCGGAGCTGGACCTGCCGCCGCGCACCCTGGTCCCCAAGACTGTGGATCCGGACGAGATGTCGCTGCTGGAGCTTTTGAGCTACAGCCGGCGCATGCGCCGGCTGGGCGCGCCGGTGACCCAACTGCGGGTGGCGGCTCACGCCAAGGTGGCCTATCCCTTCACCAACGTGATATTCTGCGCCCTGGGCATCCCGATCGCCATGCGCTTGCGCCGCAGCCCCATGGTCGTGAACTTCTGCGTGGCCATGGCCATTTCCTTCCTGTTCCTGTGGTTCATAGAGCTGGGCAAGGCCCTGGGGGCGAGCGGTCGCCTGCCGCCCGTTGCCGCCGCCTGGACTCCGAACCTGGTGTTCGGGGGCTTGGCCGCGGGGTTCATCAAGCGCTGGGCTTGGCATTGAAATCCCCGGCGCGCAGCGCCGGGGAAGGGCACCCCTGACGGAACCGGCGGCGAGAAGCCTACTCCGCCTTGGCCGCGTCCTTGCCGCCGCCGAAGAGCATGCCCACCTGCACTCCGAGGGAGAGCTCGGCGGGGATCTTCTCGTTCTTCTGGGCGGATTTGGTCTGCACTCGCGACGGCGAGACCATGGCCGAGGCGTCCACCATGAAGTGCAGCAAGTGGATCCCGAAGCCTCCGGTCAGGGAGGTCTTGGAGCCGGACTGCGCCAAGTTGCGCGCCAGGCCGATCCGGAGGGGGACGTTGAAGTTCTGGCTGTTGCCCAGGTTGACCTCGGTGCCCACGCCCGCGTACTGGCTGGCCACTCCGCCCACCGAGGTCAGGTTCCTGGTGAGGTCGGCGTCTGCCGCCAGGTGCCAGAAGCTGAGGGGGCTCACGGCCACGCCCAGGCGCGCGTTGCCCTGCAGGGAGTAATTGGAGGGCGCTCCCGCGAGCTTGGCTTGGTCCGGGTTTGAGAACTGCGGGTTGTTGATGTTGCGCGCGGTGATGCCGATGCGCGGCTGGAAGGGCACGATCTCGAGCGTGCGGTGCACGTCCCAGAGAGCTCCCAGGTCCACGCCGGGCTGGACGCTGGTCTTGGCGCCGCTCATGAACTTGTTGAGGGCGTTGGACGCGCCGGGCGAGTTGGCGTTGAGGGAGTAGTCGTACCAGCCCGCCTTGCCCACCAGGATCTTGAGGTTGCCGCCCACGAACAGGCCCGGCACCCAGGGCAGCTCCCGGCCGTAGCCGGCCCCGATCTCCGTCACGGAGAGGCCTTTGATGATGAGTTCGGATTGGTTGTTGGCGAAGGTGGCGGCCGTGGTGTTGGTGTTGTCGATCTTGGGCACGGCCGCGGCATAGCCCAGGTCGTTGACGAACACGGCCAGCTTATCGATCTTGACGTGCGCGCCCAAAGCCGCGTCGGCGCGCAGGCCGTTGTTCGGGTCGTTGAGCTTGGCCAAGGCCGAGTCGATGTTGGGCTGGGCGCACAGAGGCCCGACCGGGGTCTTTTGGCAGTCGCTGATGATGTCGTGCGCGTCGTTGGCGCCCTCGATGACCTGCCCGGTGAGCGCGGCATGCACGTCCGCCGGCACCTGCACGCCCGAGGGGCTCTCGGCGCGGCCCAAGGAGGCCGGGTTCCAGTAGCCCCCGACTGGGCCCTCGGCGACGGCCACGCCGGCTCCGCCCATGCCCATGGCCCGCGCTCCCAGGACGTGCCACTCCGTGGCGTAACCGGCCTGGGCCAACAACGAAGTCAAAGCGACGACGAGGGAAGCTCGTTTCATGGGGAAAGTATAGAAGAAGTCCGTCGGGAGGCGCAACTTTGATAAGATGGCTGGGATGGAGATCGGCATCGTCGGCCTGCCCAACGTCGGCAAGTCCACCATCTTCAACGCCCTGACCTCCGGCCACGCGGCCGCCTCCAACTACCCCTTCACCACTCTTTCGCCCAACGTGGGCGTAGTCGCCGTGCCCGACGCGCGCCTGGAGCGCCTGCACGCCCTCTTCCCCGCCAAGAAGAAGTTCCCGGCCACGGTGCGCTTCGTGGACATCGCGGGACTGGTGAAAGGCGCTGCGGCCGGCGAAGGCCTGGGCAACAAGTTCCTCTCGCACATCCGCGAGGTCGACGCGGTGCTGATGCTGGTGCGGCTCTTCCACGACCCGGACGTGGTCCACACCATGGGCGGAGTGGACCCGCGGCGAGACGTGGAGGTGGTGGAGGCCGAGCTCATCCTGGCCGACCTGGCCGCGGTGGAGAAGGCCATGGAGAAGCTCGTCACCAAGGCCCGCACCGGGGTAGGTGAGGCGCGCGCCGCCCTCGCCGTGCTGGAGAAGGTCAAGCCCGGCCTGCAGGCGGGCAAGACCGTGCGCCAGTTGGGACTGCCCCCGGAGGCGGTCAAGGACTTCTTCTTCCTCACGGCCAAACCCATGCTTTTCGTGGGCAACACGGATGAGAAGACGGACCCGGCCTTGGCGGAGCAGTTGGAGGCGCTGGCCCGGTCGCGGGGCGCTGGCTGCATCGCCTTGACCGGCAAGCTCGAGGCCGAGCTCGCGGAGCTGCCGCCCGAGGAGCGCGGGGCATTCCTGAAGGACATGGGGCTGCAAGCCCCCGGCCTGGAGCGCGTCATCGTGGCGGCGTACAAGCTGCTGGGCCAGATCAGCTTCTTCACCATCGGCGAGGCCGAGATTCGCGCCTGGAACCTCGCCTCGGGCTGGAAGGCCCCGCAGGCCGCGGGGCGCATCCATACGGATTTCGAGAAAGGCTTCATCAAGGCCGATGTCTATCCCTTCGCGGAGCTCGACCGGCACGGCTCCGAGGCGGCCCTGCGCGAGAAGGGCCTCATCCGCTCCGAGGGCAAGGACTATGTCGTCAAGGACGGCGATGTCTGCTTCTTCAAATTCTCCCCGCCCGGCCATTAGCCCGCGCTGCTCCCATTTCGGGACCTGCGGCGGCTGCGCCAGCCAGCACCTGCCCTACGAGGAGCAGCTCCGGCTCAAGACCGAGAAGGTCCGTGCGGCCCTGGCCTCTATAAAGGATATCCCCGAGCCCAGGACCCACGCCTCGCCGGACATCTGGTTCTACCGCAACAAGATGGAGTTCAGTTTCGGGGACGTCTATCCCCCGCAGACGGGCGGGCCCACGGTTAAGCTGGGCATGAAGCCCAAGGGCCGCTGGTACGAGATCCTGGACCTGCGGGAATGCTTCCTGCTTTCCGCGGAGACGGCGCCGCTGCTGGCGCGCGTGCGCGCCTGGGCGGAGTCGCAGCGGCTCGCCCCGTACAACGGCCACAAGAAGACGGGCTTCCTGCGCCACCTGGTGCTGCGCGAGGGCAAGAACACGGGCGAGCGCATGGTCAACCTGGTGACGGCTCCGGGGGATTTCCCGGCCGATTCCTTCCTGGCGGCCGTCGCAGAGGCCTACCCCGCCGCCACGATCCTGCGCGGGATCAACGACAAGGTCTCGGATGTGGCGGTCAGCGACCGGCTGGAGGTGCTCTCCGGTCCGGGGCATATCACCGAGGTCCTGCGCTTCGACGACAGGGAGCTCGAGTTCCGCATCTCGCCGCATTCCTTCTTCCAGACCAATACGGGGGCCGCCAACCTCCTTTACGGCCTGGTGCGCGACTGGGTCAAGGAAGAGAAGGCCGGCACGGTGCTGGACCTCTACTCCGGCGGAGGCGGGATCACGCTTTCCGTTGCGGACTGCTGCCGCAAGGTCGTGGGCGTGGAATCCAATGCGGCCGCGGTCGAAGACGCCAAGGCCAACGCGCGGTTCAACCGGCTGCACAACGCCGAATTCTACTCCGGCTCCACGGAATTCCTCCTGCCCGCGCTGCTGGCTTTGGAGCCGCAGGTGCTCATCTGCGACCCGCCCCGGGCCGGGATGCACCCGACGGCGCGCGCGGCGCTGGCCGCCCAGGGGCCCGGCACGGTCATCTGCGTCTCCTGCAACCCGGCGTCCTTGGCGCGGGACCTGGAGGCGCTGTGCGCCGCGTACCGTCTGGAGCGCCTGGAGGTCTTCGACCTGTTTCCGCACACGGAGCATGTGGAGACCGTGGCCCTCCTGCGGCGAAATTAGTTATAATCTGGACCTTCGCTCCTGATACTGCGCTCGTAACACAATGGATAGTGTCCAAGCCTGCGAAGCTTGGTATATAGGTTCGATTCCTATCGAGCGCACCATTTTCCGACGAGGAACCGGCGTCTGGCCGGTCCCGCTGGCCCCCGCCTCACCCCAGGGCCGCTGCCACGCGCCGGCGCAGGTCCGCCATCGCGAAAGGCTTCTGCACCACCTCGTGGGCTCCGCTCATCATGGCGATGCCCTGCTCCCGGATGGTGTCCCGGCCGGTCATGATGATGATGTGGGGGGATTCGGGTCCCAGCTTGCTGGTGACCTCGCTGGCGACATGGTAGCCGTCGATGTGGGGCATCATCACGTCGAGGAGGATGAGGTCGGGCTTCTCGGCCAGAGCCACCCGCAGGGCTTCCTTGCCGTCGACGGCGGTGAGGGTTTCGTAGCCTTGAGCGGTGAACTCCGTCCTGAGGAGCTCCAGCAGGTCCAGATCGTCCTCCGCCACTAAGATGCGCTTTCTATCCGCCATGATTTGTCTCCCGGGATTCCGTGGACAGATTCTAACAGATTCTGACCTGCCGCCTCTTGTCCGCCCGGATTTGGTATTCTTCCCGCGAAGGACCAAGGCACTCTGTGAAGCCTCCCGCGCTCCGCGTCCCCAAGGACTGGTGGCGCAAGCTCTTCACCCCCGAGTTCTTCGACCCGGCCGATAAGCTGCACCTGGCCCTGGCTCCCATGCAGGCCGCTTTCCTCATGAAGGCCCTGCGCCTCAAACGCGGGGCCGCGCTCTTGGACCTCTGCTGCGGCCCGGGGCGGCACTCCCTGCTGCTCGCCCGCAAAGGGCTGCGCGTGACCGGCCTGGACCTTTCCAAGCCCTACCTGCGCAGGGCGCGCGAGCGCGCCCGGCGCCTGAAGCTGCCCGTGCGCTTCGTGCTCGCGGACATGCGCGCGCTCCCCTTCCGCGCCGAGTTCGACGCGGTCATCAACCTCTTCACCAGCTTCGGCTACTTCCACCGGCAGAGCGAGAACCTGGCCGTGCTGCGGGGCGTGCGCCGGGCCCTCAAGCCGGGCGGCCTGCTGTTCATGGAGATGATGCACCGAGGCTGGGTCACGCGCAATTTCACGGCGCGGGATTGGACGACCTTGGACGGCGGCTATCTCCTGGAGGAGCGCAAGCTGCTGGCCGGGGGGCGGCGCATCGCGACCCGCTGGGTGCGCGTCTATCCCGACGGCAGACGCTTGGAGCGGCGGCTCGCCTTGCACAACTACGACCAGGCTTCTCTGTCGGCCTTGCTCCGGCGCGCGGGCCTGGAGCCCGTACGCTTCTGGGGCGGTTTCGCCGGGGAGCCCCTGCGCCAGGGCTCCAAGCGGCTCATGGTCCTGGCGCGCGCTGGAGGGAGAAGAACATGAACAGATCCTGGCTGGGCTTGACCGTGGCGCTCCTGCTCACGACGGGGCCGGCCCGCGCCGTGACCGCCTACGGCGTCCCGGCGCTGGCCCGCGAGGACTTCAACCGCCTGGCCGCGGCCCAGGGGGTGCCGCTCTACTGGCAGCCCGGCGAGGATGCCGGGCCCCTGCCCGCGCCGCAGTCGCTGCTGCCCGTGGGCGAGGCGGACCTCTCCGTCTACGTCGCGGGCGGCGCCTTGAGCAACGCCTTCCATGCCGCCTATCTGAGCCTGGTCCAGGCCCGGCGCATGGAAGCGGTGCGCCGCGAGCTCGACCAGGGCCTGCCCGTGGTCATCTACAACGACTTCCGGCAGTCTCCCGCGGCCGAGCGGTCATTGGCCGCGCACCTGGCCGCCGCGGCCAAGCTCATCGACGAGCTCTACGCCGAGCAGAAGGGCGCGCTCAAGCTGCGCGCGCTGGTCCCCGAGGGAGACGCCGCCAGCCGGGCCCTCTTCGAGCGCAACCAGGGCCCTTGGTGCGAGGCGCCGCAGACCGAGAACGACCCCTTCTGCAGCGCGCTGCCCACCTTCCCCAAGAAGCTCTCGGACGCCTATCCGCCCGGCTGGGAGCAGGACGCGGCGCTGTGCGAGTCCTTGGGCAAGCGGCCGGAGGGCAAGTCCCTGCTCGACCCCTTCACCGTGGTCCGCGAGAAGGAGGGGCGGCCCGAGGCGCGGCCCTTGGTCTCCGTCTACGGCGGTCCCATGCGCCGCGTGGCCGCGGAGCTGCGTCTGGCCGCGGCCGGGCTCGGCGGCGACGAGGCCGCGCTCAAGCGCTACCTCCTGGCCGCGGCCGGGGGCTTCGAGAGCGGCGACTGGGCCGCGGCCGACGAGGCCTGGGCGGACATGAACGGCCGCAACAGCAAGTGGTACCTGCGCGTGGGACCCGACGAGACGAGCTTCGAGGCCTGCCAGGAGAAGGCGGGCTTCCATCTGGCCTGGGCCCGCGTCGACTCGGCGGCGCTGTCCTGGCAGGACAAGCTGACGCCCCTGCGCCAGGAGCTGGAGGATTCCCTGGCCGAGCTCATCGGCCCGGCCTACCGGGCGCGCCGAGCGTCCTTCGCGCTGCCGGACTTCATCGCCGTGGTCTTGAACGCCGGCGACTCCCGGCCCGGCCTGGGCGCCATCGCGGGCCAGTCCCTGCCCAACTGGGGCAAGGTGGCCGAGCAGGGCCGGCGGCGCACCATGGTCATGACCAACATCACCGCGAACCCGGAATCCCGCCGCCTGAGCCGCGAGAAGGCCCGGGAGCTGCTGGCCCCGGAGGCGCTCAAGTATTATCCGGACGACGACGAGCCGGGCGTCCTGGGCACCATCCTGCACGAGGCCGCGCACAACCTGGGGCCGCACACGAACACCAAGGTCGGCGGCAAGCTGCCCTCCGAAATCTTCGGCGGCCGCCTGGACGGCGTCTTGGAGGAGCTCAAGGCCCAGACCGCGGCCTTGTGGTACGTGGACCTGCTGCGGCGCAAGGGCCTCGTCAGCGGCGAGCGCGCGCGTCAGATCTACGCGCACGAGCTGGTCTGGGCTTTCGGCCACATCGCCGAGGGCATGTTCAGCGACGGGGACAACCCCAAGCCCTACAGCCAGCTCGCCGCCGTCGAGATCGGGAGCTTCCTCAAGGACGGCGCCCTGGCCTTCGGCCGGGTGGGGGAGCGCGAGCTCTTCAGCGTGGACTTCGACCGCCTGCCCGCCTCGGTGGAGGCTCTGATGCGCCGCGTGGGCCGGATCAAGGCCGCCGGCGACGCGGCCGCGGGCCGGGCGCTCGTCGACGGCTTCGTCACGGGCGAGGACGCGCGCCTGGTGCGCATGGACGAGGTCCGGCGCCGGCTCAACCGCCTGCCTCGGCCGAGCTTCTCCTACACGGTGCGTTACTGAGCCGTGGCGGATCCGCAGGGGCGGCTGGAGACGGCGCGGGCCGCTCTGGCGCGGGTCCCCGCGCTCCTTTGGCTGGCGGCGGCCGTCGTCATCTTCTTCTGCCGCGCGGATGCCTCCCCGCTGGGCTTGTCCGCTCACGGCGATCCCCGTGACTGCGCCGTCGGGGAGGCCTTGGTCCATGGGTTGCGCGATCTGGCCGATGCCGACCCCGCCGCGATCTCCTGGAGCATGCCCCTGCAGGGGGTCCTCTGCGATCTGTCGTTCAATCATGCTCCGCCGGCGGTGGGCCGCCTCCTGCCCGCGCTCTTTTGGCTGGCCTCTTTGGGACTCGTCTTCTCCCTGGGGCAGGGCTTGCATTCCGGCCTCTGCGGCGGCTTGGCCGCGCTCGTAGCCGCCCCCCTTCTGGAGCGCCGGTTCAACTATGAGGCGGTCTACACCGTCCTGATGCTGACGACGGCGAATCTCCTGGTCCAGCGCGCCCGGTCGTCCCGCCTCAGGGGCAGCCTCCTGCTGGCCGGGGCGTTGGGCTTGAGCCTCCTGGAGCGCTCGGTGCTATTCCTTTTCGGGCCGCTCCTGGCCCTGGGCGAGGGCCTGCGCGGGACCGCGCCGGGACGCCGAGCCGCCGTCATCCTGGCGCTCGTCCCATTCCTGTTCCTCCTGCCGTGGGTGGGGATGAATTGGCGCTGCCACCGCGAGCTCGTCCTCTTCGAGAGGGGGCGGGCGGACAACAACATCGCGGCCGGGGCTCTCGGGCTGCGCTCGACCGTGGAAGGCGGCGTGGTCCTGATGACGGGGGCCGGCCGCGGCGGCGTGCTGACCTGGGCCGTCGGCGAGATCGCTTCCCATCCGGGACGCTACCTGGCCGCCGTGGCGATGCGGCTCTGGCTGCTGTTCCGCCTGCATCCCCTGCTCTTCGGGCTCTCCATCCTGGCGGCTTGGCGGCTGCGCGGCGCCGGCGCCGCGCGGCAGTTGGCCCT
It encodes:
- a CDS encoding LptF/LptG family permease, with amino-acid sequence MSIFSWYMVRRFSKPFLFGLGLFAVLIFLGDLFNKMHQLMKSHASLWIILQYLWLDVPYWGVRIIPMATLLATLVAITGFIQSGEWLAGQACGFESRTFWKPLVGCALAVTVLCFAAQETILPACYHRVRQLWEDRIYPEWDWDVFQGVAFVVGPERFVSAQTLFVKAGQLERPVLEDVGTDGVARQLDALKASWDASLGRWVFLDGVERIFDKGVMRETPFKRKVSELDLPPRTLVPKTVDPDEMSLLELLSYSRRMRRLGAPVTQLRVAAHAKVAYPFTNVIFCALGIPIAMRLRRSPMVVNFCVAMAISFLFLWFIELGKALGASGRLPPVAAAWTPNLVFGGLAAGFIKRWAWH
- a CDS encoding trypsin-like peptidase domain-containing protein, with the translated sequence MRRSAALAVILSLAASPLGAALNPEEQNTIAVFKSAAPAVVFVTNIAVRQDFYMDEFAIPQGSGSGFVWDDAGHIVTNYHVVAGGDAFLVTLKDHTELQAELVGVEKRKDIAVLRVKAAPGKIFPLALGDSGRLQVGQKTLAIGNPFGLDNTLTTGIVSALGRQVRSVAGVPIRDMIQTDAAINPGNSGGPLLDSDGRLIGMNMMIYSPSGASAGIGFAVPVDIIKRVVPQIIKHGHAAQPGIGISVLRDDQTLQLLGQADGVVVRDVEPGLPADLAGVRGLRASRGRLVLGDIIVGMDGQPVKDYDDLYNAFDRHKVGDLVEFALLRGGKKRAVQIELVDVF
- a CDS encoding LptF/LptG family permease — translated: MLGTLEAPLRILPRYCLRLFAPVFLLCLSVFTGVLLMNNFLRLFNMALLKGISLFWILGCFFRLLPYFLSLALPMAFLVATMVTLGQLSEQGEITALRASGFSFWDLTWPFLAMAAACSAALFLLNHKIAPEGFHSFRKQYTIAAQQVSKVELQPGSFLRLGPWKLYARKADPDTGRLEGVYLVRANAKDAGLRVSAREGLLTITPGKSLDLRLEQGVLQLPNKEPERFTAGRFSRYRLSVPVAGTPEGRESLDIPEITSAQLREGIAEPGRDAQSRNEYRVELAMRSAVALAPFVFFWIAAPLGLRFQRHSRGLGFAASLLVLMAYYGLVAVGVGIGRRNDRFSRSAPWLADVAALALGAVLTRRVVSR
- a CDS encoding glycosyltransferase family 39 protein, whose translation is MPSRNGSSPAWRGRALGLALVAALSVVMHLKGISSPLADVHYWRQSYTATLARNFHENGMRLLCPQIDWAGPYRGLAATEFPLFSWLTALLWPLAGLGELWGRLLATAFSALTAVYLFLLLEEDLGREAALYAGILFSFLPIEIFFGRTVQPEAMALCATVAAFYHWRLALGPARPWAHWAAATLAAFLAVSLKLPYVYLFAPLAWLSWERLGRSFWRDLRGWAAFGLALAGTAAWYKHASTGTFVIPSKPGEFGALLNYKLHYIPRQFISRFPELCATHLGLLPLAAGAVLFMRRRLFFYEAWFAAFGLSLVAGGSYTFDHEYTSLPWAPVNAAFMGAGLLLLREKASALRPRPKAWALAGLALLVAGMPVYSVLRIRRWYSIGSPALVRAAAAADRVSAPDDLFLCNSVHLPLFLFYLHRRGWGVGIEGDPAAAWAELDRRIAAGARFFFAPKSGPFQDREGETARRFYARFPVAYDQDGLLIFRLR
- the traF gene encoding conjugal transfer protein TraF encodes the protein MKRASLVVALTSLLAQAGYATEWHVLGARAMGMGGAGVAVAEGPVGGYWNPASLGRAESPSGVQVPADVHAALTGQVIEGANDAHDIISDCQKTPVGPLCAQPNIDSALAKLNDPNNGLRADAALGAHVKIDKLAVFVNDLGYAAAVPKIDNTNTTAATFANNQSELIIKGLSVTEIGAGYGRELPWVPGLFVGGNLKILVGKAGWYDYSLNANSPGASNALNKFMSGAKTSVQPGVDLGALWDVHRTLEIVPFQPRIGITARNINNPQFSNPDQAKLAGAPSNYSLQGNARLGVAVSPLSFWHLAADADLTRNLTSVGGVASQYAGVGTEVNLGNSQNFNVPLRIGLARNLAQSGSKTSLTGGFGIHLLHFMVDASAMVSPSRVQTKSAQKNEKIPAELSLGVQVGMLFGGGKDAAKAE